Proteins encoded together in one Asterias rubens chromosome 4, eAstRub1.3, whole genome shotgun sequence window:
- the LOC117288844 gene encoding uncharacterized protein LOC117288844: MVRVLFLTFIYLLSVGAAKLCQNETNGTSLSLYFSGIADLILHGYGYRTLAGISVIRCGNLCLSDTRCSSINYSERDKVCELNGATASQYPPAMVEWNDSYYYGPEEPMFMRQLKLIRTHTRATPRRTDSHHSASSECQKANQHLCQPWEIHQVYETGYYRDIHVPIATSFWYSVPDSKILVNATGLTYLSQRIDTDPIITSQNYHQADRVGQAQACSALDAHPCTLAELKEAYLRGYRQPYSQWLYFSVPERDAQLYNDGCCGYSGDECYEGIVANTPRPRYSCPVFCCPTLSEKVSSPERSSPAMCCPGLIIPRDPIITEEVYAKEDRDVMASACSALQSHLCTLAELKEAYMQGYRQPHSHEHNCEEIWHYFAEPNQDAILFNDGCGLYTGNVDECYEDIVAHTPRPYNNGRVFCCPRLL, translated from the exons ATGGTACGTGTCCTATTTTTGACGTTCATTTATTTGCTTTCGGTCGGGGCAGCCAAGCTCTGTCAAAACGAAACCAACGGCACCTCTCTAAGCCTGTATTTCAGTGGCATAGCCGACCTGATCCTACACGGGTACGGATACCGGACCTTGGCGGGTATTTCGGTGATCCGTTGCGGCAATTTGTGTCTGTCTGATACTCGATGTTCCTCCATCAACTACTCCGAGCGGGATAAGGTGTGTGAGCTGAACGGGGCTACAGCGTCGCAGTATCCGCCGGCTATGGTGGAGTGGAACGATAGCTACTATTATGGACCGGAGGAG CCGATGTTTATGAGACAGCTCAAGCTAATCCGAACCCATACACGAG CTACACCTCGTCGCACAGATTCGCACCACTCTGCCTCGTCTGAGTGTCAAAAAGCCAACCAGCACCTGTGTCAACCATGGGAGATACATCAAGTCTATGAGACTGGCTACTAccgagacatacatgtacctattGCTACCAGCTTCTGGTACTCTGTACCTGATAGCAAGATCCTGGTGAACGCGACTGGACTGACCTATCTCTCGCAAAGGATCGACACAGATCCAATCATTACGAGTCAGAACTACCACCAGGCTGACCGTGTTGGGCAGGCACAGGCTTGCTCCGCATTAGACGCTCACCCCTGTACACTGGCAGAGTTGAAGGAGGCATACTTGAGAGGCTATCGACAACCATACAGCCAATGGCTTTACTTCTCGGTACCCGAACGTGATGCCCAACTGTACAACGATGGCTGTTGTGGATACTCAGGTGACGAGTGCTATGAGGGCATTGTAGCAAACACACCGAGGCCACGTTACTCTTGTCCGGTGTTCTGCTGCCCAACGTTGAGTGAAAAGGTCTCTTCTCCTGAGCGTTCTTCTCCTGCCATGTGCTGCCCCGGGCTCATCATCCCTCGAGACCCCATCATCACAGAAGAGGTGTACGCTAAGGAAGACCGTGATGTGATGGCGAGTGCTTGCTCTGCTCTGCAATCTCACCTGTGTACCCTTGCCGAGTTGAAAGAAGCCTACATGCAAGGGTACCGTCAACCTCATAGCCACGAGCACAACTGCGAGGAAATCTGGCATTATTTTGCAGAGCCCAACCAAGACGCCATACTGTTCAATGACGGATGTGGTCTGTATACAGGGAACGTAGATGAGTGCTATGAAGACATTGTGGCACACACCCCGAGGCCTTATAACAATGGTCGAGTGTTCTGCTGTCCGCGgcttctttaa